The proteins below are encoded in one region of Bosea sp. BIWAKO-01:
- a CDS encoding BrnA antitoxin family protein, translating to MSIDRPRRPTSARDQAEALFKPAAPKAPPVIQKRPALPGAKEMVTLRIDRDVLDHFQGGGPGWQDRVNDALRQAAGLVGDDTLKTEDLNSSNDG from the coding sequence ATGAGTATCGACAGACCGCGCCGGCCGACCAGCGCCCGCGACCAGGCGGAAGCCCTGTTCAAGCCGGCCGCACCGAAGGCGCCGCCGGTGATCCAGAAGCGGCCCGCGCTTCCCGGCGCCAAGGAGATGGTGACGCTGCGGATCGATCGCGATGTGCTCGATCATTTCCAGGGCGGCGGACCGGGTTGGCAGGACCGCGTCAATGACGCGCTGCGCCAGGCCGCGGGCCTCGTCGGCGATGACACGCTGAAGACCGAGGATCTCAACTCGTCGAATGACGGCTGA
- a CDS encoding helix-turn-helix domain-containing protein yields the protein MECFAAWKTALSRLVDCAIPADADPALFDFHGRSWQLPEAFVQVNGGSAMSMSRTQRVIDDRPISQMSLYVLTSGSAVADYDGRKRSHGPGDVVAVDYSLPYESRTPGYEGITLTFDRASAPAGLQGDVHGMALSAHSSAGKLLGTLIRSLVEHIDGLSVDQAQSAVDGILRFAAAALPTGAPRREREDVPLFDRAHRLARGRLSDPDFGPDDLMAALGVSRSKLFRAFEAHGGVRRWLLGIRLSASLQVMIRSAGKLKISAVAHQHGFRSEAHFSRAFRKRYGMSPSAAQASTLHAHGSLAYLGWAEDEVGTEGSTAEAWLATARTGDWAGAGRGRSSRV from the coding sequence ATGGAGTGTTTCGCCGCCTGGAAGACGGCGCTGTCGCGCCTGGTCGACTGCGCCATACCGGCCGATGCAGACCCGGCCCTGTTCGATTTTCACGGCCGCTCCTGGCAGCTCCCCGAGGCCTTCGTGCAGGTCAATGGCGGATCGGCCATGTCGATGTCCCGGACCCAGCGCGTCATCGACGACCGGCCGATCTCCCAGATGTCGCTCTATGTGCTGACAAGCGGAAGCGCAGTCGCCGATTATGACGGACGCAAGCGCAGCCATGGCCCGGGCGACGTCGTCGCCGTCGACTATTCGCTGCCCTATGAATCCCGTACGCCGGGCTATGAGGGGATCACGCTCACCTTCGACAGAGCCAGCGCGCCGGCCGGACTTCAGGGCGATGTGCATGGCATGGCGCTCTCGGCCCATAGCAGCGCGGGTAAGCTTCTCGGCACCCTGATCCGGTCGCTGGTGGAGCATATCGACGGGCTCAGCGTCGACCAGGCACAATCGGCCGTCGACGGCATCCTGCGCTTTGCCGCAGCCGCCCTTCCCACCGGGGCGCCGAGGCGGGAGCGCGAGGATGTCCCCCTCTTCGATCGCGCCCATCGGCTCGCCCGAGGCAGGCTGTCCGACCCGGATTTCGGCCCCGACGACCTGATGGCCGCGCTGGGCGTATCGCGCTCGAAACTGTTCCGTGCCTTTGAGGCTCATGGCGGCGTGCGGCGCTGGCTGCTCGGCATCAGGCTGAGCGCCAGCCTGCAGGTGATGATCAGGTCTGCGGGAAAGCTGAAAATCTCGGCCGTCGCGCATCAGCACGGATTTCGCAGCGAGGCCCATTTCAGCCGTGCGTTCCGGAAGCGCTATGGCATGAGCCCAAGCGCGGCACAGGCCTCGACCCTGCACGCGCATGGCAGCCTGGCCTATCTGGGCTGGGCGGAGGACGAAGTGGGAACCGAGGGTTCGACAGCCGAAGCCTGGCTCGCCACGGCTCGCACCGGAGACTGGGCAGGGGCAGGACGAGGGCGCTCATCGCGCGTCTGA
- a CDS encoding helix-turn-helix domain-containing protein, with amino-acid sequence MARAALNWSMPELAQKAGVGVNTVNRFEAGQDARMSSVEKMQAALSEAGIIFIAENGEGAGVRLRKGFVPTIVPTASHASLKVSASTVRARAARAADHAMSEMDASTAEKTERRERLTNEPDVVRKARSKSRDAS; translated from the coding sequence ATGGCCCGTGCGGCCCTGAACTGGAGCATGCCCGAGCTGGCGCAGAAGGCAGGCGTCGGCGTCAATACCGTCAACCGCTTCGAGGCCGGCCAGGATGCAAGGATGAGCAGCGTCGAGAAGATGCAGGCCGCCTTGTCCGAAGCCGGCATCATCTTCATCGCCGAGAATGGCGAGGGGGCGGGCGTGCGGCTGCGGAAAGGCTTTGTGCCCACAATTGTCCCGACAGCGTCACATGCCTCGCTCAAGGTCAGCGCCAGCACGGTGCGAGCCCGCGCCGCTCGCGCGGCGGACCACGCCATGAGCGAGATGGACGCAAGCACGGCAGAGAAGACGGAACGCCGCGAGCGATTGACCAACGAGCCTGACGTCGTCAGGAAAGCCCGCAGCAAGAGCAGGGACGCATCATGA